From the genome of Candidatus Cybelea sp.:
CCGCCGGCGACATGGATCCTCGCTGCGCGACCAAAGCCTTCGTCGACGATTTCGTGCTGCTGCCGCGCGCGGTCGCCCCCGGCTTTGCACAGGCGTGCTTGGAGGCCGCGCGGCGGCTGCAGATCGGGCTCTTCGTCCCGCTGATCGTCGAGAGCGAGTTTCCGCCGCTCGACGAGGCGCGCGAGCGGTTCGCATCGATCGGCTGCCATCTGCTGGTGCCCCCGCGAGACATTTTCAGCAAGACCGGCGACAAACTCGAGTTCGCAGATTTCCTCGAAGAGATCGGCGTCCCCGGACCGCTCACGCGCGCTTACGAGCCGGGCATCGAGATCGAACGCTTCCCAGTCTATCTTAAGCCGCAGCGCGGCTCCGGCTCGGTCGGCACGGCGCGCATCGAGAGCGTCCATTCCCTGCACGAAACGGCGCGCGGCCGCAGCGGCCTCATCGTCCAAGAGGCGGTCGACGGTACGGAGTTTACCGTCGACTGCTTCGCTGCTGCACCGGGTCGCGTCGTCGCCGCGGTCCCCCGCGAACGCATCGCGATCAAAGCCGGCGTATCGGTTAAGGGCAGAACTTATCACCATCCCTTGATCGAGCGAATCGTCCGCGACGTGGTCGAGCGCAGCGGCCTGCAAGGCCCCGCCAACGTTCAGGGGATGCTGCGCGAGGACGGCAGCTTTTCGATCTTCGAGATGAACCCGCGCTTCTCCGGAACGCTCGCGCTAACGACTGCCGCGGGCATCAACTTCGCCACGCTGCTCATCGACATGGTTGAAGGAACGCCGATCCCGGACCTTATCGGCAAACACGAAGCCGATCTCACGATGATGCGCTATTGGAGCGAAGTCTTCGAAGACTCAAGCGGCCTCATTCGTCTCGGCGCCGCGCTCTAAACGGCTTACTCGTAACGCTCTCGTTTGGAGGGCGGCTGCAGGCGAACTCGGACACATTTGTCGG
Proteins encoded in this window:
- a CDS encoding ATP-grasp domain-containing protein, which gives rise to MITAGGTVTAQSLIKALRDDGRARFIAAGDMDPRCATKAFVDDFVLLPRAVAPGFAQACLEAARRLQIGLFVPLIVESEFPPLDEARERFASIGCHLLVPPRDIFSKTGDKLEFADFLEEIGVPGPLTRAYEPGIEIERFPVYLKPQRGSGSVGTARIESVHSLHETARGRSGLIVQEAVDGTEFTVDCFAAAPGRVVAAVPRERIAIKAGVSVKGRTYHHPLIERIVRDVVERSGLQGPANVQGMLREDGSFSIFEMNPRFSGTLALTTAAGINFATLLIDMVEGTPIPDLIGKHEADLTMMRYWSEVFEDSSGLIRLGAAL